From Priestia aryabhattai, one genomic window encodes:
- the nadC gene encoding carboxylating nicotinate-nucleotide diphosphorylase produces the protein MNTLKLQKLLQSFFIEDIGDGDITCEAIFSSSDQGKAVFTAKQSGIIAGVELIKEGFHLIDPNVKVNFEKKDGDVLKSGDKIATVSGSVRSILTGERVILNLLQRMSGIATMTHKAVTLLSSSHTRICDTRKTTPGMRMLEKYAVRAGGGYNHRFGLYDGVMLKDNHIAHAGSILDAVVRVRQQVGHMVKVEVEIETKSQLLEAIEAGADVIMFDNCSPEVIKDWIPLVPAHIVTEASGGITLDMLHSFRDSGLDYISLGALTHSAGSIDISLDLLTERGTENYEFITNASAANATR, from the coding sequence ATGAACACCTTAAAATTACAAAAACTATTGCAGTCTTTTTTTATAGAAGACATTGGAGATGGAGATATAACCTGTGAAGCTATTTTTTCTTCGTCTGACCAGGGGAAGGCTGTGTTCACAGCAAAGCAATCAGGTATTATCGCAGGAGTTGAATTGATTAAAGAAGGATTCCATTTAATAGACCCTAATGTGAAAGTGAATTTTGAGAAAAAAGATGGAGATGTTCTTAAGTCTGGAGATAAAATAGCTACCGTTTCAGGATCTGTTCGATCTATTTTGACCGGTGAACGGGTAATTTTAAACTTACTTCAAAGAATGAGTGGTATTGCTACGATGACGCACAAAGCCGTAACGCTGCTTAGCAGCTCACATACGCGCATATGTGACACGCGAAAAACAACGCCTGGTATGCGAATGTTAGAGAAGTATGCCGTTCGTGCTGGAGGAGGTTATAATCATCGTTTTGGATTGTACGATGGCGTCATGTTAAAAGATAACCATATTGCACATGCAGGATCTATCCTAGACGCTGTTGTGAGAGTAAGACAGCAGGTTGGACATATGGTTAAGGTGGAAGTAGAAATTGAAACCAAAAGTCAATTGCTAGAAGCAATAGAGGCAGGAGCAGATGTCATTATGTTTGATAACTGTTCTCCAGAAGTCATTAAAGATTGGATACCACTGGTTCCCGCTCATATTGTCACAGAAGCATCCGGTGGGATTACGCTTGACATGCTCCATTCTTTTAGAGACAGCGGATTGGACTATATTTCACTTGGAGCTTTAACACATTCAGCAGGGTCTATCGATATCAGCTTGGACTTATTAACAGAAAGGGGAACAGAAAATTATGAGTTTATTACAAACGCTTCAGCAGCAAACGCTACCCGCTAA
- the nadB gene encoding L-aspartate oxidase, producing MLETDVLIIGSGVAAFSAAYELCRHKRVVMVTKGKIDRNNSVLAQGGVAAAIGSSDHWSEHLYDTLVAGNKHCNEQAVRTLVEEGAAVVNELIHKGMKFDKNPDGTLHFGKEGAHRMNRILHAGGDATGQALFAFLKKEVLPYITVIENEMIQHLVTVDGTCRGAIGQDKDNKITIYHAHQTVIATGGIGALYKHTSNQPLATGDGLALAYRAGAKLADLEFVQFHPTLLYQKEAKGLVSEAVRGEGGVLVNEWNERIMEGVHLFKDLAPRDVVARTIFNEMKKGRSVFLNIEKVAHFEQKFPTITALCQKYKIQLDKKRIPVTPGAHFLMGGIEVDAYGQTSVEGLYAAGEVSSTGVHGANRLASNSLLECLVFGKRTGRHILHKARTVSRYTPVRYVYKDMPKILPTTRQIQHKMMDCVGIIRHENELATIVHEFTNYLDGIPLDQEVIYSQEAATICNMLTAGLLIAESSLARKESRGGHYRSDFPHEKQEWEHKRIIQQSASSTKQSLIL from the coding sequence ATGTTAGAGACGGATGTTTTAATTATTGGAAGCGGAGTAGCAGCGTTTTCTGCAGCTTATGAACTGTGTCGTCATAAAAGAGTTGTAATGGTAACGAAAGGGAAAATCGACCGCAATAACTCAGTTCTTGCTCAAGGCGGAGTAGCAGCTGCTATTGGAAGCAGCGATCACTGGAGTGAACATCTCTATGATACGTTGGTTGCGGGCAATAAGCATTGCAATGAACAAGCGGTACGCACTTTAGTGGAAGAAGGTGCGGCTGTGGTAAATGAATTAATTCATAAAGGAATGAAGTTTGATAAAAATCCAGATGGTACGCTGCATTTTGGAAAAGAAGGAGCCCATCGTATGAATCGTATTCTGCATGCAGGTGGGGATGCAACAGGACAAGCACTGTTCGCTTTTTTGAAAAAAGAAGTACTGCCATATATTACAGTGATTGAAAACGAAATGATTCAGCATTTAGTGACTGTAGATGGAACGTGCAGAGGTGCTATCGGACAAGATAAAGACAACAAAATTACTATATATCATGCTCACCAAACGGTTATTGCTACCGGAGGAATCGGCGCTTTGTACAAGCATACATCTAACCAGCCGCTTGCGACAGGAGATGGGTTAGCACTTGCGTACAGGGCTGGAGCAAAATTAGCGGACTTAGAATTTGTTCAGTTTCATCCGACGCTTTTGTATCAAAAGGAAGCGAAAGGTCTAGTATCCGAAGCGGTACGAGGTGAAGGTGGAGTACTGGTAAATGAATGGAATGAACGCATAATGGAAGGCGTTCATCTCTTTAAGGATTTAGCACCACGAGATGTTGTAGCAAGAACGATTTTTAATGAAATGAAAAAAGGAAGATCCGTATTTTTAAACATTGAAAAAGTGGCTCATTTTGAACAAAAGTTTCCTACGATTACGGCACTGTGTCAAAAGTATAAAATTCAACTGGACAAAAAACGAATACCTGTTACTCCCGGCGCACATTTTTTAATGGGTGGAATTGAAGTAGATGCTTACGGACAAACAAGTGTTGAAGGCTTGTATGCCGCGGGGGAAGTTTCTTCTACAGGCGTTCATGGAGCAAATCGTCTAGCAAGCAATTCATTGTTAGAGTGTCTTGTATTTGGAAAACGGACAGGGCGTCATATTTTACATAAAGCGAGAACGGTATCTCGTTATACCCCCGTTCGTTACGTCTATAAAGACATGCCTAAAATACTACCTACCACAAGACAAATTCAGCATAAAATGATGGATTGTGTAGGGATCATTCGTCATGAAAACGAATTGGCTACTATTGTGCATGAATTCACAAATTATCTGGATGGAATACCTCTTGATCAAGAAGTTATATATTCTCAAGAAGCTGCAACCATCTGTAATATGCTAACTGCAGGTCTGCTTATTGCCGAGTCCTCTCTTGCAAGAAAAGAAAGTAGAGGAGGTCATTACCGAAGTGACTTTCCGCATGAAAAGCAAGAATGGGAGCATAAGCGAATTATTCAGCAGTCTGCTAGTTCAACAAAACAATCATTGATTTTATAA
- a CDS encoding IscS subfamily cysteine desulfurase: MIYLDYAATTPMRQEAIEVYTEAATTYYGNSSSLHTLGTQAENLLTLCRKKLSLLVNCREDDLFFTSGGTEANYLAIHSLLKGKTDERKHLVTTKLEHSSVLHTLQQLEKEGFSLSYVPVDQNGVVSVDDLKQTIRPDTALVAIQHVNHELGTIQPIEDIGHFLSEKEILFHCDCVQSFGKLPIDVKKLKADSISVSSHKIYGPKGVGMVYMNSSSSWKPIYHKAAHEKGFRPGTVNTTGIAAFTAAAECAYAEMKTARSHYEHLKSYLLEKLEPLAPFIEVEGLANSHFPGIIGLTFSNIQGQYVMLQCNRHGIAISTGSACHVNQQEPLASLLAIGKSTANAKNFVRISFSQHSTFKHIDRLISVFHLLQKEFMTV; this comes from the coding sequence ATGATTTATCTGGACTATGCAGCAACAACGCCAATGAGACAAGAAGCAATTGAGGTATATACTGAAGCGGCAACAACCTATTATGGAAATTCCAGCAGTCTTCACACACTTGGAACACAAGCGGAGAATCTACTCACGTTATGCAGAAAAAAATTAAGCTTGTTAGTAAATTGTCGAGAGGATGATCTTTTTTTTACAAGCGGAGGTACAGAAGCTAATTACTTAGCTATTCATTCTCTCTTAAAAGGAAAAACTGACGAAAGAAAACATTTAGTTACAACGAAGCTTGAACATTCTTCGGTTCTTCATACGTTGCAGCAGCTTGAAAAAGAAGGCTTTTCCCTATCTTACGTACCTGTAGATCAAAACGGAGTTGTGTCTGTAGATGACCTAAAACAGACTATTCGACCTGACACTGCGCTAGTAGCCATTCAGCATGTCAACCATGAGCTCGGTACGATCCAACCAATTGAGGATATTGGCCATTTTTTATCAGAAAAAGAAATTCTCTTTCACTGTGATTGTGTTCAATCTTTCGGTAAGCTTCCTATTGATGTTAAAAAGCTGAAAGCTGATAGCATCTCAGTCTCTAGTCATAAAATTTACGGACCAAAAGGTGTAGGAATGGTATACATGAATTCAAGTTCTTCTTGGAAGCCTATTTACCATAAAGCAGCTCATGAAAAAGGCTTTCGCCCTGGGACTGTAAATACAACGGGCATTGCTGCCTTTACTGCAGCAGCTGAGTGCGCATATGCAGAAATGAAGACAGCTCGAAGCCATTATGAGCACTTAAAATCGTACTTACTAGAAAAGCTAGAGCCTCTTGCTCCTTTTATAGAAGTAGAAGGCCTTGCGAACTCTCATTTTCCTGGAATTATTGGACTGACATTTTCAAACATACAGGGTCAATATGTTATGTTACAATGTAATCGTCACGGAATTGCTATATCTACGGGAAGTGCCTGCCATGTAAATCAGCAGGAACCATTAGCTTCTTTACTTGCGATTGGCAAATCGACTGCAAATGCTAAGAACTTTGTACGTATTTCATTCAGTCAACATTCAACGTTTAAGCATATTGATCGACTCATATCCGTTTTTCATTTATTACAGAAAGAATTTATGACAGTGTAA
- a CDS encoding transcription repressor NadR, which translates to MPGTQKKILGEERRELILQWLKTENKPMTGSELSKRTNVSRQVIVQDISLLKAKNEPIIATSQGYIYIQNPSQTTLHQRIIACQHTPEDAEKELLLLVDHGVLVKDVTVEHPVYGELTASVMIQTRKEVETFIEKIQETNATYLSQLTDGIHLHTIEADTIEKLNVACLALEAEGYLVSNE; encoded by the coding sequence ATGCCAGGAACTCAAAAGAAAATTCTTGGAGAAGAAAGAAGAGAACTTATTCTACAATGGTTAAAAACAGAGAATAAACCAATGACAGGCAGTGAGCTTTCTAAACGAACGAACGTTAGTCGCCAAGTCATTGTACAAGATATTTCGCTGCTTAAAGCTAAAAACGAGCCCATTATCGCAACAAGCCAAGGATATATTTATATTCAGAATCCATCTCAAACTACCTTGCACCAGCGAATTATTGCCTGTCAGCATACGCCAGAAGATGCTGAAAAGGAGCTTCTCCTGCTTGTTGACCACGGCGTTCTCGTAAAAGATGTAACCGTTGAACACCCTGTGTATGGTGAATTAACGGCTTCCGTTATGATTCAAACCCGAAAAGAAGTAGAAACGTTCATTGAAAAAATCCAAGAAACAAACGCAACTTATTTATCTCAGCTAACAGACGGGATTCACCTTCATACGATTGAAGCAGATACAATTGAAAAACTGAATGTTGCCTGCTTAGCTCTTGAAGCGGAAGGCTACTTAGTTTCGAATGAATAA
- the pheA gene encoding prephenate dehydratase encodes MIVGKVGYLGPKATFTHVAVQGVFKQHDHIPYKTIPACIDAVDNGEIEYGIVPLENALEGSVNLTLDYLIHERRLPIVGEIVLPIRQHLMVHPSRAEQWKNIETIYSHPHAIAQCHKFLHGECTSTAVEEMTSTAFAAKYVSEHPELNIGAIANGLAAHEYELHIARPNIHDYDHNTTRFVILHKDGVQEVPFLAGNGCKTTLMITLPSDQAGALHQVLSAFSWRKLNLSKIESRPMKTGLGNYFFIVDIEQKMDEVLIPGAMAELEALGCSVELLGSYPHTLLETEIPL; translated from the coding sequence ATGATTGTGGGGAAAGTAGGATATTTAGGACCAAAGGCAACATTTACACATGTAGCCGTCCAAGGCGTATTTAAACAGCACGACCATATTCCATACAAAACAATTCCAGCATGCATTGATGCAGTGGATAACGGAGAAATTGAGTATGGAATTGTACCGTTAGAAAATGCACTTGAAGGATCTGTAAATTTAACACTTGATTATCTTATTCATGAACGTCGTCTGCCGATTGTTGGGGAAATTGTCCTTCCAATTCGTCAGCATTTAATGGTTCATCCATCTCGTGCAGAACAGTGGAAAAACATTGAAACGATTTATTCTCATCCTCATGCAATTGCGCAGTGTCATAAATTTTTACACGGAGAATGTACGTCAACTGCAGTAGAAGAGATGACATCAACGGCATTTGCTGCTAAGTATGTAAGTGAACACCCTGAGCTTAATATTGGAGCTATTGCTAATGGATTAGCAGCGCATGAATATGAATTACATATTGCCCGCCCGAACATTCATGATTATGATCATAATACAACAAGATTTGTTATTTTGCATAAAGATGGGGTGCAAGAGGTGCCATTTTTAGCTGGAAACGGGTGTAAGACAACGTTAATGATTACACTTCCATCTGATCAGGCAGGAGCGCTTCATCAAGTGCTTTCAGCTTTCTCCTGGCGTAAGTTAAATCTGTCTAAAATTGAATCCCGTCCTATGAAAACAGGGCTTGGAAACTATTTCTTTATCGTTGATATTGAACAAAAAATGGATGAAGTATTAATCCCTGGGGCTATGGCTGAACTTGAGGCACTAGGCTGTAGCGTAGAGCTTTTAGGAAGCTATCCCCATACACTACTTGAAACAGAAATCCCGCTTTAA
- a CDS encoding ACT domain-containing protein, producing MHKSDKQFYLVREDVLPEAMKKTLDAKLLIERGKAESVADAVQAVDLSRSAFYKYRDTVFPFQTVVKQRIISLFFHIEDRSGTLSHLLSTVASSGCNVLTIHQTIPLQGRANVTLSLDTASMNVELNEMLRRLKSLEFVDKVDVLGSGA from the coding sequence TTGCATAAGAGCGATAAGCAGTTTTATTTAGTTCGCGAAGATGTATTACCAGAAGCGATGAAAAAAACATTGGATGCGAAGCTGTTAATTGAACGGGGAAAAGCTGAGTCGGTAGCAGATGCTGTACAAGCCGTAGACTTAAGTCGCAGTGCTTTTTATAAGTACCGCGACACAGTTTTTCCGTTTCAGACGGTTGTCAAACAGCGTATTATTTCACTATTTTTTCATATTGAAGATCGATCAGGAACTTTATCACATTTATTGAGCACCGTTGCATCATCGGGATGCAATGTGTTAACGATTCACCAAACCATCCCTTTACAAGGGCGTGCCAACGTAACTCTTTCATTAGATACAGCAAGCATGAATGTTGAATTAAATGAAATGCTGCGAAGACTGAAAAGCTTAGAGTTTGTAGATAAAGTGGACGTGCTTGGTTCAGGGGCATAA
- the obgE gene encoding GTPase ObgE gives MFVDQVKVYVKGGDGGNGMVAFRREKYVPKGGPAGGDGGHGADVIFEVEEGLRTLMDFRYKRHFKASRGEHGMSKGQHGRNAEPMIVKVPPGTVVLDEDTNETIADLVEHGQRAVIAKGGRGGRGNTRFATPANPAPELSENGEPGKERNVILELKVLADVGLVGFPSVGKSTLLSVTSAAKPKIAEYHFTTINPNLGVVETEDNRSFVMADLPGLIEGAHEGVGLGHQFLRHIERTRVIVHVIDMSGLEGRDPYEDYLTINEELRQYNMRLTERPQVVVANKMDIPQAEENLAAFKEKVGDEVKVFPISAATRDGIRELLFTVADLVETTPEFPMQEEEDLSMHRVLYKHEKKEVEFVITRDSDGSYVLSGEKIEKLFKMTDFSREESVRRFARQLRGMGVDEALRERGAKDGDIVKLFEYEFEFID, from the coding sequence ATGTTTGTAGATCAGGTCAAGGTATATGTAAAAGGTGGCGACGGAGGAAATGGAATGGTTGCCTTCCGTCGCGAAAAGTACGTACCAAAAGGAGGCCCTGCAGGTGGTGACGGTGGTCACGGTGCAGATGTCATTTTTGAAGTAGAAGAAGGATTACGTACACTGATGGATTTCCGCTATAAGCGTCACTTTAAAGCAAGCCGCGGTGAACATGGAATGTCAAAAGGACAGCACGGACGTAACGCTGAGCCGATGATTGTAAAAGTTCCACCAGGTACCGTTGTGTTAGATGAAGATACGAACGAAACGATTGCTGATTTAGTTGAACACGGCCAGCGCGCAGTGATTGCTAAAGGTGGACGCGGAGGGCGTGGGAATACGCGTTTTGCTACACCTGCAAATCCAGCACCAGAGCTTTCAGAAAATGGAGAGCCAGGTAAAGAGAGAAATGTAATTCTTGAATTAAAAGTATTAGCCGATGTAGGATTAGTTGGTTTCCCGAGTGTTGGAAAGTCAACGTTATTATCCGTAACGTCTGCTGCAAAGCCAAAAATTGCTGAATATCATTTTACAACAATTAATCCGAATTTAGGAGTAGTTGAAACAGAAGATAATCGCAGTTTTGTTATGGCGGATTTACCAGGGCTAATCGAAGGTGCACATGAAGGTGTAGGATTAGGTCATCAGTTTTTACGTCACATTGAACGTACCCGCGTTATTGTCCATGTAATCGATATGTCTGGTTTAGAAGGCCGTGATCCATATGAAGATTACTTAACCATTAATGAAGAGCTGCGTCAATATAATATGCGTTTAACAGAACGTCCGCAAGTAGTAGTAGCAAATAAAATGGATATCCCGCAAGCGGAAGAGAATCTAGCTGCATTCAAAGAAAAAGTAGGGGACGAAGTAAAAGTCTTTCCAATTTCTGCAGCAACACGTGATGGAATCCGCGAACTGTTATTTACAGTAGCTGATCTTGTAGAAACTACGCCAGAATTCCCAATGCAAGAAGAGGAAGATCTATCTATGCACCGCGTGCTGTACAAGCATGAAAAGAAAGAAGTGGAATTTGTTATTACGCGTGATAGCGATGGCTCATACGTATTAAGCGGTGAAAAAATTGAAAAATTATTCAAGATGACTGACTTCTCACGTGAAGAATCAGTTCGTCGATTTGCGCGCCAGCTTCGAGGCATGGGCGTCGATGAAGCCCTTCGTGAACGAGGAGCAAAAGATGGCGATATTGTAAAGCTGTTTGAATATGAATTTGAATTTATTGACTAA
- a CDS encoding Spo0B C-terminal domain-containing protein — translation MEKEWDVVEVLRYARHDWLNKLQLIKGNLALNRLDRANEIIEEIVNESKHESKLTNINMRLFASFVMTYHWNNHAVRLDVEVLGELKDLSQYDEFVYNWCCYLTEALEQYVDYHAENYLSISVCIEEQGIRFFFDFSGILTDIQKLQNKLQCYECAQGVALVEQHMSKDEFSLMLTIS, via the coding sequence ATGGAAAAAGAATGGGATGTCGTAGAAGTATTAAGATACGCGCGGCATGATTGGTTAAATAAGCTGCAATTAATCAAAGGCAATCTAGCGTTGAATCGGCTTGATCGAGCGAATGAAATCATTGAAGAAATTGTAAATGAATCCAAACATGAATCCAAGTTAACAAACATCAATATGCGACTGTTTGCGAGCTTTGTTATGACCTATCATTGGAATAACCATGCTGTTCGCTTAGATGTGGAAGTGCTCGGAGAATTGAAGGATTTATCACAATACGATGAGTTCGTATACAACTGGTGTTGCTATTTGACAGAAGCACTCGAACAGTATGTTGATTATCATGCAGAAAACTATTTGAGTATTTCAGTATGCATTGAAGAACAGGGAATTCGTTTCTTTTTTGACTTTAGTGGAATACTAACAGATATACAGAAGCTACAAAACAAGCTACAATGTTATGAGTGCGCTCAAGGAGTTGCATTGGTTGAACAGCATATGTCTAAAGATGAATTTAGCCTTATGCTCACAATAAGTTAA
- the rpmA gene encoding 50S ribosomal protein L27 has product MLVRLDLQFFASKKGVGSTKNGRDSISKRLGAKRADGQFVTGGSILYRQRGTKIYPGANVGRGGDDTLFAQIDGIVKFERFGRDRKKVSVYPVAQEA; this is encoded by the coding sequence ATGTTAGTAAGATTAGACCTTCAATTCTTCGCTTCTAAAAAAGGAGTAGGTAGTACTAAAAACGGTCGTGATTCAATCTCGAAACGTCTTGGTGCTAAACGTGCTGATGGCCAATTCGTAACTGGTGGTTCAATTTTATACCGTCAACGCGGTACTAAAATTTACCCAGGTGCAAACGTAGGTCGTGGTGGAGATGATACTTTATTCGCTCAAATCGACGGTATCGTTAAATTTGAACGTTTCGGTCGTGACCGTAAAAAAGTATCTGTATACCCTGTTGCTCAAGAAGCATAA
- a CDS encoding ribosomal-processing cysteine protease Prp, which translates to MIKVTIYRDANKKVDGFTMSGHADFSEHGKDLVCAGASAVSFGTINAIFSISGVEPHLEQGGDGGYLRCEIPKDVDSFTLEQIQLLLEGMVVSLKTIELDYSNYIKINDN; encoded by the coding sequence ATGATTAAGGTGACGATTTACCGTGATGCAAATAAGAAAGTTGACGGGTTCACGATGAGTGGACATGCTGACTTTTCCGAACACGGAAAAGATCTTGTTTGTGCGGGAGCATCTGCAGTTTCATTTGGGACAATTAATGCTATCTTTTCAATAAGTGGGGTTGAACCGCACTTAGAGCAAGGTGGAGATGGTGGGTATCTCCGTTGTGAGATTCCAAAAGATGTGGATTCGTTCACATTGGAACAGATTCAATTGCTATTAGAAGGCATGGTTGTTTCACTGAAAACGATCGAATTAGATTACAGTAACTATATAAAAATTAACGACAACTAA
- the rplU gene encoding 50S ribosomal protein L21, with protein sequence MYAIIETGGKQIKVEAGQAIYVEKLAGEQGETVTFDKVLFVGGDSVKVGVPFVEGATVTAKVEKQGRAKKITVFKYKAKKNYRRKQGHRQPYTKVVIDAINA encoded by the coding sequence ATGTACGCAATTATTGAAACTGGTGGTAAGCAAATTAAAGTAGAGGCTGGTCAAGCAATCTACGTTGAAAAACTTGCTGGTGAACAAGGCGAAACAGTTACTTTTGACAAAGTATTATTTGTAGGTGGCGACAGCGTGAAAGTTGGTGTTCCTTTCGTAGAAGGTGCAACAGTTACGGCTAAAGTTGAAAAACAAGGTCGCGCTAAAAAGATCACTGTATTTAAATACAAAGCAAAGAAAAACTATCGTCGTAAGCAAGGTCACCGTCAACCTTACACAAAAGTTGTAATCGACGCTATCAACGCGTAA
- a CDS encoding Rne/Rng family ribonuclease: protein MYVKVCIINAATSSKRIAVISDKALEKIYLEEQSQNQIIGDIYWGKVVKVLPHMQAAFIDIGLSMNGFIHRNELVSYQQAVNPSKDQQPMSAFIREGEKVLVQVVKEGIGTKGPKLTGIIEFSSDELVYLPHGNYVAVSKKIAEPKRQQWKQLGERLKQGMEGFLFRTAISEKPEAAVQHKIKELQKKYERLERQIQGMKAPALVSKGQDFLETRVQAALQQGIDGIVVDDFDLYQHLRTTYPKSSIEYYKGNENIFSFYDVERQIEKLLKRIVWLKSGGYIVIDETEAMTVVDVNTGKFSGKDNIRKTMLQTNMEAAYELSKQMQLRHLGGMILIDFINMPHKEDRTEVERYMKKLCEQDEVRTNVVGFTELGILQLTRKKVRNSIGSTLTMPCEVCEGTGKMIDSKTVAFQIERVIWEHRGVEEEAIWIETRSDVINEMKAQGFLKALEKMVKKTVYLTPSDDYTNAFVLRQLGSNEQIQKRVSTSV, encoded by the coding sequence TTTAGAAGAACAAAGCCAGAATCAAATTATTGGTGATATATATTGGGGTAAAGTAGTAAAAGTACTGCCACATATGCAAGCAGCCTTTATCGATATCGGTTTATCAATGAATGGATTTATTCATCGAAATGAACTTGTATCCTATCAGCAGGCAGTGAATCCTAGCAAAGATCAGCAGCCGATGTCTGCTTTTATTCGTGAAGGAGAAAAAGTATTGGTTCAAGTTGTAAAAGAAGGTATCGGGACAAAAGGGCCGAAGCTGACGGGTATTATTGAATTTTCTTCTGATGAGCTTGTATATTTACCGCACGGAAACTATGTCGCTGTATCAAAAAAAATAGCTGAACCAAAACGCCAACAGTGGAAACAGCTTGGTGAGCGGTTAAAACAGGGGATGGAAGGCTTTTTATTTCGAACAGCGATTTCAGAAAAACCAGAAGCTGCGGTCCAACATAAAATAAAAGAGCTACAGAAGAAATATGAGCGTCTTGAACGACAGATACAGGGAATGAAAGCTCCTGCCCTAGTCAGCAAAGGACAAGATTTTCTGGAAACAAGAGTGCAAGCTGCACTTCAACAAGGAATTGATGGGATAGTAGTAGATGACTTCGATCTATATCAGCATCTTCGAACTACCTATCCTAAATCGTCAATAGAGTACTATAAAGGAAATGAAAATATTTTCTCTTTTTATGATGTGGAACGGCAAATAGAGAAGCTTTTAAAGCGAATCGTGTGGCTCAAAAGCGGAGGTTATATCGTTATTGACGAAACGGAAGCGATGACGGTCGTGGACGTGAACACGGGGAAGTTTTCAGGAAAAGATAATATTCGAAAGACAATGCTTCAAACAAATATGGAAGCTGCGTATGAATTGTCCAAACAGATGCAATTACGTCACTTAGGCGGCATGATCTTAATTGATTTTATAAATATGCCTCATAAAGAAGATCGCACAGAAGTAGAAAGGTACATGAAAAAGCTATGTGAACAAGATGAAGTGCGGACGAATGTAGTTGGCTTTACAGAGCTCGGCATATTGCAATTAACGCGGAAGAAAGTGCGCAATAGTATTGGATCAACATTAACTATGCCTTGTGAAGTATGTGAAGGAACCGGTAAAATGATTGATTCCAAAACGGTTGCTTTTCAAATTGAACGTGTAATTTGGGAACATCGCGGCGTGGAAGAAGAGGCTATTTGGATTGAGACACGAAGTGATGTTATAAATGAAATGAAAGCTCAAGGATTTCTCAAAGCTTTAGAGAAAATGGTTAAAAAAACCGTATATCTTACGCCAAGCGATGATTATACAAACGCATTTGTTTTGCGTCAATTGGGGTCGAATGAGCAGATTCAAAAAAGGGTCTCTACTTCTGTATAA